In Ochotona princeps isolate mOchPri1 chromosome 21, mOchPri1.hap1, whole genome shotgun sequence, a single genomic region encodes these proteins:
- the SPCS1 gene encoding signal peptidase complex subunit 1 — protein sequence MARGGATGSQGLAETSASGAATIALPGSEGAPEYLRCPSPVLQCCLPAPCCSPSGVAMLEQLSSLPTQMDYKGQKLAEQLFQGIILFSAIVGFIYGYVAEQFGWTVYIVMAGFAFSCLLTLPPWPIYRRHPLKWLPVQDACTEDKKPGDRKIKRHAKNN from the exons ATGGCGCGGGGCGGGGCCACGGGCAGCCAGGGCCTGGCGGAGACATCCGCTTCCGGGGCCGCGACCATCGCACTGCCAGGCTCGGAAGGCGCCCCGGAGTATTTGCGGTGTCCTTCTCCGGTGCTTCAGTGTTGCCTTCCCGCACCCTGCTGCTCGCCTTCCGGAGTAGCCATGCTGGAACAACTGAGCTCGTTGCCCACACAGATG gATTACAAGGGCCAGAAGCTGGCTGAACAGCTGTTTCAGGGAATTATTCTTTTTTCTGCA ATAGTTGGATTTATCTACGGGTACGTGGCTGAACAGTTCGGGTGGACTGTGTACATAGTTATGGCTGGATTTGCCTTTTCGTGTTTG CTGACACTCCCCCCATGGCCAATCTACCGCCGACATCCGCTCAAATGGTTACCTGTTCAAGACGCCTGCACAGAAGAcaagaaaccaggagacaggaaaatTAAGAGGCATGCTAAAAACAACTGA
- the GLT8D1 gene encoding glycosyltransferase 8 domain-containing protein 1 isoform X3: MPVRKVNIIILVLAVILFLLVLHHNFLSLNNLLRNEVTDSGILGLKPIDFAPNAPWSEGDERQEEIPVVIAASEDRLGGAIAAINSIQHNTRSNVIFYIVTLNNTADHLRSWLNSGSLKNIRYKIVNFDTSLLDGKVKADPNQGESMKPLTFARFYLPMLVPSAKKAIYMDDDVIVQGDILALYNTPLKPGHAAAFSEDCDSVSTKVVIRGAGNQYNYIGYLDYKKERIRKLSMKASTCSFNPGVFVANMTEWKRQNITSQLEKWMRLNAEGAVQQNAGWQHYHTPSAHRVLPAALHH; this comes from the exons ATGCCAGTCCGCAAAG TAAACATAATCATCTTGGTCCTGGCTGTTATCCTCTTCTTGCTGGTTTTGCACCATAACTTCCTCAGCCTGAACAATTTGCTAAGGAATGAGGTGACAG ATTCAGGAATTCTGGGGCTTAAGCCTATAGACTTTGCTCCAAATGCTCCCTGGAGTGAGGGAGATGAGAGACAAGAGGAGATTCCTGTGGTCATTGCAGCATCTGAAGACAGGCTGGGAGGGGCCATCGCAGCCATAAACAGCATTCAGCACAACACCCGCTCCAATGTGATTTTCTACATTGTTACGCTCAATAACACAGCTGACCACCTGCG GTCCTGGCTCAACAGTGGTTCCTTGAAAAACATCAGGTACAAAATTGTGAATTTTGACACTTCACTCTTGGATGGGAAAGTGAAGGCGGATCCTAACCAGGGGGAATCCATGAAACCT TTAACTTTTGCAAGGTTCTACTTGCCAATGCTGGTTCCCAGTGCAAAGAAGGCCATTTATATGGATGATGATGTGATCGTGCAAG GTGATATTCTTGCCCTGTACAACACACCACTGAAGCCAGGGCATGCAGCTGCATTCTCAGAAGACTGTGATTCAGTCTCTACTAAAGTTGTCATCCGTGGAGCAGGGAACCAG TACAACTACATTGGCTATCTCGattataaaaaggaaagaattcgTAAACTGTCCATGAAAGCCAGCACCTGCTCATTCAATCCTGGAGTTTTTGTTGCAAATATGACTGAATGGAAACGTCAAAACATAACGAGCCAGttggaaaagtggatgagactcaACGCAGA AGGGGCTGTACAGCAGAACGCTGGCTGGCAGCATTACCACACCCCCTCTGCTCATCGTGTTTTACCAGCAGCACTCCACCATTGA